The Anaerolineales bacterium region AGCTGCTGGCGTTGGCTGCGAAAGCGCTCGAACAACACGCGCTCGTGGGCCGCATGTTGGTCCACGAGATACAAACCGTCCGGCGCCTCAGCCACCAGGTAGGCTGCGCCTACCTGCCCCACCAGGCGCAGCAGCGGCACGCCGGGCAGGCGCGGCTGCGGCGCAGCCGCCGGCTCAACGTCGCCCTCGACGTCTGGCGGCGCGGCCAGCTCCGATTCGGGTTCGGGCATTGGCTCGGGCGGGGCGGGCATGGGCCGCCACGCCAGGCCGGGCTGCAATGGCTCCAACTGCGGCACAGGCGCGTGCGCCAGCAAGGCACGCCGCACAGCGCGCTGTACGCTGGCGAACACGCGGTCGCGCTGTGCAAAGCGCACCTCCGCCTTGGTTGGGTGCACATTCACGTCCACCATCTCGCTGGGCATCTCTACAAACAGCACCACTAATGGATAGCGCCCCACCATGAGCATGCCGTGATAGGCCTGCACCGTAGCTGCCGCCAGGGCGCTATCCTGCACCCAGCGCCCATTCACAAAGAAGGTCAGCTCGGCGCGGTTGGCCCGCGTCAGATCGGGGGGGCTGATGAAGCCGGTCACCGTCACCTCCGCATCGGGCGCCTCTACCGGGATCATGCGGCGCGCCATGCCTGCGTCGTACAACGCGGCCAGGATCTCACGCCGATCCCCATTGCCGCTGGTCTGCAAGCTGTGCTTGCCATCCATCTGCAGCTCAAAGGCCACTTGCGGATAGGCAAGCGCGTAGCGCGCTACTAGTTGGCTGATGTGGCGGCGCTCGGTTACCTCGCCTTTCAGGAACTTGCGCCGCGCCGGCAAATTGAAGAACAAGTCCTCCACATGCGCCAGCGTGCCCACCGGCGCGCCGATCTGCTCCAACCCGGCGCGCTTGCCCGCATCCACCTGGATGCGGGCGGCCGCTTTGCTCTCGGCCGGGCGCGAGGTCAGCGTGAAGCGCGACACTGAGGCGATCGCCGCCAGCGCTTCGCCGCGGAAGCCCAGGGTATGGATATGCTCCAGGTCCTCCGGCGTGCTGAGCTTGCTGGTGGCATGGCGCTCCAGCGCCAGTGGCAGCTCGGCCACCGGAATCCCCAGGCCGTCATCGCTGACCTCGATCAGGCGCTGGCCGGCCCCTTCAATGCGCACCTGGATACGGCTGGCGCCGGCGTCCAGGGCGTTCTCGATCAATTCTTTCACCACGGACGCGGGGCGCTCCACCACTTCGCCGGCAGCGATCTGCGAGGCAAGCTCCTGCGGCAACATACGGATAGGCATATGGAAATGGTAACTGGTAATTTGGAGTGCCGGCTTCAGATTTGCGATTGTCATCTGTGCTTTGGCGTGCTATTCTCGCGGTTGCGTCGTTATCTACGGCATACCACTTCAAGGAGAACGAATGAACCTTTTGAAGCACAAGCATGCACATCGTTTGGCCCTGCTGGCGGTGCTGGCCCTGCTGCTGGCCGCCTGCGGCGGCACTGGCCCCGAACCCACCGCAACCGAGCCAGTGGAAGCCCCAGAGAGCACTGCGACCAGTGGCGTGACCGGCCTGTGCGCCAATGAGTACCAGCCGTTGGCCCAAGGCTCCTCTTGGACCTACAACACCACTGAGGCCGACGGCAGCAGCGACGTTTATACGACCACTGTAAGCGAATTGAGCGACGACGGCTTCACCTTTACGCACAGCTTCGAGAACACGGTGGTCACGCAGCTGTGGGCCTGCACCCCCGAAGGTTTGAGCGCCCTGGAATACGGCGACGGGCCGGAAGCCAGCGTCATCGGCGGCGGGTTCAGCGCCGACATCGAAACCATTGGGGTCACCGGTGTGACTTTCCCAAAGGATTTGGCGCCTGGCGTGAGCTGGGAGCAGACCTATGATGTGCAAGGCACCATCAGCATGGGCGGCGGCATGGAAGGCACCGCCACCGGCACTGTGACCCACAGCTTCACCGCCATCGGCGAGGAAAGCGTAACGGTGCCGGCGGGCAGCTTTACCGCCATACGGGTTGAAGGCACGAACGTCATCAGCTTCGTAGGCAGCGTGGGCGGCATCTCGATCCCCATAGAGATCGAAGGCCCGACAGTGATTTGGTGGGTGCGCGGCATCGGCATGGTGCGCAGCGAGTCCACCTTGGCGGTGGAGGGTGGTGAACCCTTTGTCGGCACTGTTGAGCTGCTGAGTTATAGCCTGCCCTAACTCTGTCACGTTCCCCATGTTCAAAAAAGCGCCGGCGGATGCCGGCGCTTTTATTTTTACTTAGGGCTGGAAGGCTTTGCCTCCAGCCCACAGTTGGTAGGTGAGCTGCATGTGACCCACATGCAGACTGTAGTGGCTGATGACATGATGCAAAATGCCGCGCACCGGGTGCACACGCCCATCATAGGTGATGCTGCTGTCCAGCCGCTCCGCGGTC contains the following coding sequences:
- the mutL gene encoding DNA mismatch repair endonuclease MutL; the protein is MPIRMLPQELASQIAAGEVVERPASVVKELIENALDAGASRIQVRIEGAGQRLIEVSDDGLGIPVAELPLALERHATSKLSTPEDLEHIHTLGFRGEALAAIASVSRFTLTSRPAESKAAARIQVDAGKRAGLEQIGAPVGTLAHVEDLFFNLPARRKFLKGEVTERRHISQLVARYALAYPQVAFELQMDGKHSLQTSGNGDRREILAALYDAGMARRMIPVEAPDAEVTVTGFISPPDLTRANRAELTFFVNGRWVQDSALAAATVQAYHGMLMVGRYPLVVLFVEMPSEMVDVNVHPTKAEVRFAQRDRVFASVQRAVRRALLAHAPVPQLEPLQPGLAWRPMPAPPEPMPEPESELAAPPDVEGDVEPAAAPQPRLPGVPLLRLVGQVGAAYLVAEAPDGLYLVDQHAAHERVLFERFRSQRQQLGSQILLEPVTVQLPAAQAELLESHLDTLRGLAFDIEPFGPQAYKVRAIPAVLLGSDPETALRAVVEDFEEDEQPLEKQLEARLIARICKRIAVKAGQTLSPEAQRALLRDLEACEAPRTCPHGRPTMIHLSIDLLEKQFGRRGAR